In the genome of Brachypodium distachyon strain Bd21 chromosome 3, Brachypodium_distachyon_v3.0, whole genome shotgun sequence, the window TCACTTCTGGTGACACGATGAAGGAAGTATTAAAAATAGAAATATACCTTTGGAGCTATCCTCGCACGGTCCAGCATCATCTTGGCTTCCATGCGGTCCATGCGGAGTTGCTCTGGCAAAGATTTGGAATCCATCTCCTGACGATCGTGCTGCAACTTCTGATCCATGTCCTTACGGATCTTCTTTATCTCCTTGACCATTTTATCACAGTCTAGCTTCAATGCTTGATCCAGGGCTGCGTGTTCTTGCTTTACCTTAATGTCCATTTCTTGAAGCTCCAACATCAACTTCTTATCCGTCTCTGCATCCACATGCTTCATCTTGAGGTCCATCTTCTCACGCTCATGCTTTATCACCGGGTTTACGGCTGCACGTTCTTTGTTTCGTTTCTTGTCCATCTCCTCCCGCTCCAGGTGCACCTTGTCCATCTCATCGAGCGCGTGATGCACATCCATGGTCCCTACAACGTTAGATGAGATGTAAAAGAACACTCAAAACCATATAAGTTGACAGATAATGATAAAGTCTTATGCTATTGTAAGCGATCCGATCAGATATTatacaaatgaaaaaaaatattgttccAGCATGTTTTCAATCAAAatcagaaatcaatttgaCGAGAGAGTCAGCAGCTAAACACAGATGCTCTTAGACTCACTTAAGTCATAACCGTCTCATATTTGCAGTGCGAGGTTAAACAGTTCCTTGTCTGGACGCCGGGCACGGCCGCCCATTGCTGCGACGGCACGGATCCGGTCAACCGGCCTGGTCTTCGGTGGCGGCGCatggggagagggaggagacgaCGAGCTGTTGGCTTGCGGGGGGACGCGAGCTTGCCGACACGGACGAACTAGAGCGCGCGGCTGGCCATAGGATCTTGGGGCGCCGCCGGAAGGAcgagcggcgggcgcggcggacCGAAGAGCTAGGGGTGCGGCGGACAGAGGAGctggggcgcggcggcgggacggGGGAGGCCGGGGGTGGGCCCGGAGGCGGGACGGAGGAGGCCTGGGGTGGGGGCGACGGTGGGGCACGCTAGCGGTGGCAGGACGGGCTAGGGGTTGGGCGGA includes:
- the LOC104583447 gene encoding uncharacterized protein LOC104583447 isoform X3, with the protein product MDVHHALDEMDKVHLEREEMDKKRNKERAAVNPVIKHEREKMDLKMKHVDAETDKKLMLELQEMDIKVKQEHAALDQALKLDCDKMVKEIKKIRKDMDQKLQHDRQEMDSKSLPEQLRMDRMEAKMMLDRARIAPKATTDQIQLHIPPPEEPVSYFLPE
- the LOC104583447 gene encoding uncharacterized protein LOC104583447 isoform X1, translated to MDVHHALDEMDKVHLEREEMDKKRNKERAAVNPVIKHEREKMDLKMKHVDAETDKKLMLELQEMDIKVKQEHAALDQALKLDCDKMVKEIKKIRKDMDQKLQHDRQEMDSKSLPEQLRMDRMEAKMMLDRARIAPKATTDQIQLHIPPPEEPVSYFLPGQFDHFTSWEPIDRWDEGHTHEHGSSQRTEQPASNSHNKALTFSNGNEYMDAECAPH
- the LOC104583447 gene encoding uncharacterized protein LOC104583447 isoform X2 — its product is MDVHHALDEMDKVHLEREEMDKKRNKERAAVNPVIKHEREKMDLKMKHVDAETDKKLMLELQEMDIKVKQEHAALDQALKLDCDKMVKEIKKIRKDMDQKLQHDRQEMDSKSLPEQLRMDRMEAKMMLDRARIAPKGQFDHFTSWEPIDRWDEGHTHEHGSSQRTEQPASNSHNKALTFSNGNEYMDAECAPH